The following proteins come from a genomic window of Montipora foliosa isolate CH-2021 chromosome 2, ASM3666993v2, whole genome shotgun sequence:
- the LOC137993514 gene encoding peroxiredoxin-6-like → MVNLGDEFPHFEAETSNGKIRFPDAIDKSWAILFSHPADYTPVCTTELALVVKLVPEFTKRGVKLFALSCNDVQSHKGWIEDVKHYAEKEGEFPYPIIADEKRELAVKLGMIDPEEKDSQGMPLTARAVFIIGPDKRLKLSLLYPATTGRNFDEILRVIDSLQLTATKKVATPANWKSGGDCMVLPTVKTEDTTELFPKGVTVEKMPSGKGYMRFTPQPE, encoded by the exons ATGGTGAATCTTGGAGACGAATTTCCTCACTTTGAAGCCGAAACTAGTAATGGTAAAATAAGATTCCCCGATGCAATTGATAAAAG ttgggccATCCTGTTTTCTCATCCTGCTGACTACACTCCCGTGTGTACAACAGAACTGGCACTTGTGGTAAAGCTGGTTCCAGAGTTTACAAAAAGAGGTGTGAAACTTTTTGCCCTATCTTGTAATGATGTTCAATCTCACAAGGGATGGATTGAAGATGTCAAGCATTATGCAGAAAAAGAAGGGGAATTTCCTTATCCAATCATTGCTGATGAGAAAAGAGAACTGGCTGTGAAACTTGGTATGATTGATCCAGAGGAGAAGGATTCCCAAGGCATGCCTTTGACTGCACGTGCT GTTTTCATCATTGGACCAGACAAGAGGCTGAAGTTGTCATTGCTTTACCCAGCCACTACTGGACGCAACTTTGA TGAAATACTGCGCGTGATTGATTCTCTACAATTGACAGCTACGAAGAAAGTTGCTACTCCTGCTAACTGGAAG TCAGGTGGAGACTGTATGGTTCTCCCCACAGTGAAGACCGAAGACACCACCGAACTATTTCCAAAGGGTGTTACAGTAGAAAAGATGCCTTCGGGGAAAGGTTACATGCGATTCACCCCACAACCAGAATAA